In the Thermodesulforhabdaceae bacterium genome, one interval contains:
- a CDS encoding CDP-alcohol phosphatidyltransferase family protein produces MLKGTIIEERYYDFLGRFLTPILVKLKLEPNHLSLLGLFFSIVAGISYVYSPFLGGTFTLLSGLMDTLDGSLARTTGKSKKAGAFLDSVLDRYTELFIFLGIWGYFYRINYAVPLVSVLIILILFGSLMVSYTRARAEGLGEKCIVGLFQRGERIIILGCAGLVYLFFPHPMVLFVTLWIFLIGTNATAFWRFAHVLKKLKQRD; encoded by the coding sequence ATGCTCAAGGGAACTATCATAGAAGAACGTTATTACGATTTTCTGGGAAGATTTCTGACGCCAATTCTGGTGAAGTTGAAACTCGAGCCAAATCATCTGAGTCTTTTAGGACTGTTTTTCAGCATTGTTGCCGGAATTAGCTACGTTTATTCGCCTTTTCTGGGGGGTACCTTCACTCTCCTTTCAGGCCTTATGGATACTCTAGACGGATCCCTGGCAAGAACCACGGGCAAATCGAAAAAAGCGGGAGCTTTCTTAGATTCTGTGCTGGATCGTTACACCGAGCTGTTTATATTTCTCGGCATATGGGGCTATTTTTATCGAATCAACTATGCCGTGCCGCTCGTGTCCGTTTTGATTATTTTGATCCTCTTTGGATCGCTTATGGTTAGTTATACTCGAGCGAGAGCAGAGGGATTAGGAGAAAAATGTATTGTGGGTTTATTCCAGAGAGGCGAACGAATTATTATACTTGGGTGCGCAGGATTAGTTTATCTTTTCTTCCCGCACCCAATGGTTCTATTCGTTACCCTCTGGATTTTCCTTATAGGAACTAACGCTACAGCCTTCTGGCGTTTTGCCCACGTGCTGAAAAAACTAAAACAACGTGATTAA
- a CDS encoding AbrB/MazE/SpoVT family DNA-binding domain-containing protein, translated as MDVEYRNIDPKLIVNEIRNGRSIEAVQKLFGLRFKSEVQDLYMRGLMELGEIPPLDFGKKRESSSGQQPSVAYRSQPSGYSAVAAEARQTSPAIEEDVENDSLSQPTFHHPEVKEMKSERPVIIRKKEKKTSVFIKTDNFRTIGQSGSITLNKALLIDQLGFSVGDTFEIYREDDKIILQKTDSLGR; from the coding sequence ATGGATGTAGAATACAGGAACATTGATCCTAAACTCATTGTTAACGAGATTAGAAACGGTCGTTCTATTGAAGCTGTGCAGAAACTTTTTGGACTTCGTTTTAAAAGTGAAGTTCAGGATCTTTATATGCGGGGTTTAATGGAACTGGGCGAAATTCCGCCTCTTGATTTTGGTAAAAAGCGGGAATCTTCGTCTGGTCAGCAACCTTCTGTTGCTTACCGCTCTCAACCTTCTGGCTATTCGGCTGTGGCGGCAGAAGCTCGTCAGACTTCACCAGCTATTGAGGAAGATGTTGAAAATGATAGTTTGTCTCAACCGACATTTCATCATCCAGAAGTGAAGGAAATGAAATCTGAGAGACCCGTTATCATTCGGAAAAAAGAGAAAAAAACCTCTGTCTTTATCAAGACTGATAACTTTAGAACCATTGGGCAGAGCGGGAGCATCACGCTTAACAAGGCTCTTCTGATAGATCAACTCGGATTTTCCGTTGGTGACACTTTCGAGATATATCGAGAAGATGATAAAATAATTCTTCAGAAGACTGACTCGCTTGGAAGATGA